A single region of the Branchiostoma lanceolatum isolate klBraLanc5 chromosome 1, klBraLanc5.hap2, whole genome shotgun sequence genome encodes:
- the LOC136449033 gene encoding creatinase-like, giving the protein MWKILASSPRVLREKGLADLQKLTAAVPALIARCQHSEAGQWPRSPLMTSLGTKQDLQSHPAHAHDPAPVRKQHVDASRFKQLTDDLMPRLVDRRNGQKVQPTFSVEELQRRLNLLRTFMNTSKIDAVLFTSYHNINHYCDFMYCAFGRPYGLVVTMDNVLSISSAIDGGQPWRRTQIGENVAYTDWQRDNFYHAVQTELAGKGLMTLGVEFDHMTLEGFTKLNLAVPDMQKIDIGQPTMRMRMKKSEEEISLIREGARIADLGGWAVVEALREGVPEYELANRATSTMIREVARTYPHSELLNTWAWISSGINTDGGHNPPTSRRVRSGDILSVNTFPMIAGYYAALERNMFLNHASDAHLALWEINCQVHRRGIELIHPGARCCDIATELNEMYREHGLLQYRSFGYGHSFGSLCHYYGREAELELREDIPTVLEPGMVMSMEPMIMIPEGMPGAGGYREHNILVVTEDGAEDITGFPFGPEHNIIKK; this is encoded by the exons ATGTGGAAGATACTGGCATCAAGTCCCCGGGTTCTCCGTGAGAAAGGCTTGGCCGACTTACAGAAGCTGacagctgcagtacctgcacTTATTGCAAGATGTCAGCATTCCGAGGCAGGCCAGTGGCCGCGGTCGCCACTAATGACAAGTCTTG GCACCAAGCAGGACCTGCAATCACACCCCGCACATGCTCACGACCCTGCGCCCGTCAGAAAACAGCACGTTGACGCCTCCCGGTTCAAGCAGCTGACAGACGACCTGATGCCCCGACTCGTCGATAGGAGGAACGGCCAGAAG GTCCAGCCTACGTTCTCCGTGGAGGAGCTCCAGCGGAGGCTGAATTTGCTGCGCACGTTCATGAACACCAGTAAAATAGACGCCGTCCTCTTCACCTCCTACCACAACATCAACCACTACTGCGACTTTATGTACTGCGCCTTCGGACGGCCCTACGGGCTTGTCGTCACCATGGACAACGTGCTCTCCATATCCTCAG CCATCGACGGCGGCCAACCCTGGAGAAGAACGCAAATCGGCGAGAACGTCGCTTACACCGACTGGCAGCGCGACAACTTCTACCACGCGGTCCAAACAGAGCTGGCGGGGAAAGGCCTCATGACGCTCGGCGTGGAGTTCGACCACATGACGCTAGAGGGCTTCACCAAGCTGAACCTCGCCGTCCCAGACATGCAGAAAATAGACATAGGCCAGCCCACCATGCGCATGCGCATGAAGAAGTCCGAAGAGGAAATCTCACTCATCAG AGAGGGCGCACGTATTGCTGACCTGGGCGGCTGGGCTGTGGTGGAGGCGCTAAGGGAGGGCGTGCCTGAGTACGAGCTGGCGAACCGCGCTACGAGCACCATGATACGAGAAGTGGCCAGGACCTACCCACATAGCGAACTCCTGAACA CCTGGGCCTGGATCTCGTCAGGGATCAACACTGACGGGGGACACAACCCTCCGACGTCACGACGCGTGCGCAGTGGGGACATCCTGTCAGTCAACACCTTCCCCATGATTGCTGG GTACTACGCCGCCCTGGAGAGGAACATGTTCCTGAACCACGCATCCGACGCTCACCTCGCTCTGTGGGAGATCAACTGTCAA GTACACCGTCGCGGCATAGAGCTCATCCACCCGGGAGCGCGCTGCTGTGACATAGCCACTGAGCTGAACGAGATGTACCGAGAACAcggcctgctgcagtaccgcagcTTCGGCTACGGACACTCCTTCGGATCTCTTTGCCATTACTACGGCAGGGAAGCAG AACTAGAGCTGCGTGAGGACATCCCGACCGTTCTCGAGCCCGGGATGGTCATGTCCATGGAGCCGATGATCATGATTCCCGAGGGCATGCCCGGAGCGGGCGGCTACCGTGAGCACAACATCCTAGTGGTGACGGAAGACGGGGCGGAGGACATCACAGGCTTCCCCTTCGGTCCTGAACACAACATCATCAAGAAATAG
- the LOC136449039 gene encoding methyltransferase-like protein 27 yields the protein MSHVNQHKNPSAVNRPGISLTESQEFYKTWAAGYDKDNVNVNYGGPRATADRVVELFEGKTDVRILDVAAGTGLLGEALYKVGFRSMDALDANDNMLALAKEKNVYGRLIQDFLGTNRLDIEDGEYDATVMSGGFLEGHVKCDCLEELIRVVRPGGFVVISMREVNLRKVPEYRNLEPRMAALQSEGCWEQVSRDMFPDYCEGEEGIMFVYRVC from the exons ATGTCTCACGTCAATCAACACAAAAACCCCAGCGCCGTGAATCGTCCTGGGATTTCTCTCACAGAATCACAGGAATTCTACAAGACCTGGGCCGCTGGTTATGACAAG gACAACGTAAATGTGAACTACGGCGGTCCCCGTGCAACAGCCGACCGTGTTGTGGAACTGTTTGAAGGGAAGACTGATGTCCGTATCCTGGACGTGGCCGCGGGCACTGGTTTGTTAGGCGAAGCG CTTTACAAGGTGGGTTTCCGTTCCATGGACGCCCTTGACGCCAATGACAACATGCTTGCCCTGGCGAAAGAGAAAAACGTCTACGGTCGTCTGATCCAAGACTTCCTAGGTACAAACCGTCTGGACATAGAAGATG GAGAATATGATGCCACCGTGATGAGTGGTGGGTTCCTTGAGGGTCATGTGAAGTGTGACTGTCTGGAAGAGCTCATCAGGGTGGTGAGACCAG GAGGATTTGTAGTAATCTCTATGCGCGAGGTCAACTTGCGGAAAGTGCCGGAGTACCGTAATCTTGAACCCCGCATGGCGGCGCTGCAGAGCGAAGGATGCTGGGAGCAGGTGTCACGCGACATGTTCCCCGACTACTGCGAGGGTGAAGAAGGGATCATGTTCGTGTATCGCGTGTGCTGA